A single Elephas maximus indicus isolate mEleMax1 chromosome 2, mEleMax1 primary haplotype, whole genome shotgun sequence DNA region contains:
- the BTF3 gene encoding transcription factor BTF3 isoform X2, with the protein MKETIMNQEKLAKLQAQVRIGGKGTARRKKKVVHRTATADDKKLQFSLKKLGVNNISGIEEVNMFTNQGTVIHFNNPKVQASLAANTFTITGHAETKQLTEMLPSILNQLGADSLTSLRRLAEALPKQSVDGKAPLATGEDDDDEVPDLVENFDEASKNEAN; encoded by the exons ATGAAAGAAACtatcatgaatcaggagaaactcgCCAAACTGCAGGCACAAGTGCGCATTGGTGGAAAA GGAACTGCTCGCAGAAAGAAGAAGGTGGTTCATAGAACAGCTACAGCAGATGATAAAAAACTTCAGTTTTCCTTAAAGAAATTAGGGGTAAACAATATCTCTGGTATCGAAGAG GTGAATATGTTTACAAACCAAGGAACAGTGATCCACTTTAACAACCCTAAAGTTCAGGCATCTCTGGCAGCGAACACGTTCACCATTACCGGCCATGCTGAGACAAAGCAACTGACAGAAATGCTACCCAGTATCTTGAACCAGCTCGGTGCAGACAGTCTGACTAGTTTAAGAAGGCTGGCTGAAGCTCTGCCCAAACAGT CTGTGGACGGAAAAGCACCACTTGCTACTGgagaggatgatgatgatgaagttCCAG atcTTGTGGAGAATTTCGATGAGGCTTCCAAGAATGAGGCAAACTGA
- the BTF3 gene encoding transcription factor BTF3 isoform X1: MRRTGAPTQSDSRGRGRARGGCPGVEATPSLPPPRGGTRGQEPQMKETIMNQEKLAKLQAQVRIGGKGTARRKKKVVHRTATADDKKLQFSLKKLGVNNISGIEEVNMFTNQGTVIHFNNPKVQASLAANTFTITGHAETKQLTEMLPSILNQLGADSLTSLRRLAEALPKQSVDGKAPLATGEDDDDEVPDLVENFDEASKNEAN; the protein is encoded by the exons ATGCGACGGACAGGCGCACCCACTCAGTCTGACTCTCGGGGGCGAGGTCGAGCCAGGGGCGGCTGCCCTGGGGTCGAGGCGACgccgtctcttcctcctcctcgcgGCGGAACCCGAGGACAGGAGCCTCAG ATGAAAGAAACtatcatgaatcaggagaaactcgCCAAACTGCAGGCACAAGTGCGCATTGGTGGAAAA GGAACTGCTCGCAGAAAGAAGAAGGTGGTTCATAGAACAGCTACAGCAGATGATAAAAAACTTCAGTTTTCCTTAAAGAAATTAGGGGTAAACAATATCTCTGGTATCGAAGAG GTGAATATGTTTACAAACCAAGGAACAGTGATCCACTTTAACAACCCTAAAGTTCAGGCATCTCTGGCAGCGAACACGTTCACCATTACCGGCCATGCTGAGACAAAGCAACTGACAGAAATGCTACCCAGTATCTTGAACCAGCTCGGTGCAGACAGTCTGACTAGTTTAAGAAGGCTGGCTGAAGCTCTGCCCAAACAGT CTGTGGACGGAAAAGCACCACTTGCTACTGgagaggatgatgatgatgaagttCCAG atcTTGTGGAGAATTTCGATGAGGCTTCCAAGAATGAGGCAAACTGA